In one Betta splendens chromosome 14, fBetSpl5.4, whole genome shotgun sequence genomic region, the following are encoded:
- the chm gene encoding rab proteins geranylgeranyltransferase component A 1 isoform X3, which produces MRSYYAANWASFTFNGLLSWIQQYQEEPQPKEVQDWSSLLDEGEELVYLSNPDSASISNLQVFCFTSEEDEEEAQSSDLPNPTEEKAVNEDTDVKPSADSNEEATTEKQETVGGAEEEQLQVTPTEGEEQDTDKPHLSTAQSQLEPTRKRITYAHLVKEGRRFNIDLVSKLMYSRGSLVDLLIKSNVSRYAEFKNVTRILTYRNGNVEQVPCSRADVFASRQLSVVEKRKLMRFLTSCMEETEEHQAYSGRPYLEFLCDQKLGDNLQHFLLHSIAMVTEDTPIEEGLAATRHFLRSLGRYGNTPFLFPLYGLGEIPQCFCRMCAVFGGIYCLRHSVDCLVVDKDTNRCKAVIDNRGQRISCSHFVVEDSYVGKKAAAPRRLLSRAVLITDGSVLPSDSDQQVSMVTIPPVAARYPVVKMVELCPSTMTCIPGTYLVHLTCQSAGSAYEDLAPVVTRCFHTPDSPDQENRPSVLWCVYFNMVDGSGVELEGHGLPSNVYVCSGLDSTLGHEYAIRQAELIFQKILPEEDFCPPAPNPEDIIYDGENPSTPAGEEDEDGAGEEGKREQSQTQE; this is translated from the exons GAGGAGTTATTACGCAGCGAACTGGGCCAGCTTCACTTTTAATGGCCTCCTCTCCTGGATCCAGCAGTATCAG gagGAACCCCAGCCAAAGGAGGTGCAGGATTGGTCAAGCCTGTTGGATGAAGGGGAGGAGCTGGTCTATCTGTCCAATCCCGACTCTGCCTCAATCAGCAATCTGCAGGTTTTCTGTTTTACCAG tgaggaagatgaggaggaagctcAGAGTTCTGATCTTCCAAACCCCACAGAAGAAAAAGCAGTGAATGAGGATACAGATGTAAAACCATCTGCAG ACTCTAATgaagaagcaacaacagagaaacaagaaacagttggtggagcagaagaagagcag TTACAGGTGACACCGACAGAAGGGGAGGAACAGGATACTGACAAGCCACACCTCTCTACTGCTCAAAGCCAATTGGAGCCAACTCGGAAGAGAATCACCTACGCTCACCTAGTGAAGGAGGGACGCCGGTTTAACATCGACCTTGTCTCCAAG CTGATGTATTCCCGTGGCTCATTGGTTGATCTGCTCATCAAATCAAATGTCAGTCGGTATGCAGAGTTCAAGAATGTCACCAGGATACTTACCTATCGCAATGGCAACGTGGAGCAG GTGCcctgcagcagagctgatgTGTTTGCAAGTCGTCAGCTGTCTGTGGTAGAAAAGAGGAAACTGATGCGTTTTCTAACTTCCTGTATGGAAGAGACAGAGGAACATCAAG CCTACAGTGGAAGGCCCTATTTAGAGTTCCTGTGTGACCAGAAGCTTGGAGACAATCTGCAGCACTTCCTGCTTCACTCAattgccatggtgacagaggaCACGCCCATAGAGGAGGGGCTTGCTGCCACACGGCATTTTCTTCGCTCTCTGGGTCGTTACGGCAACACCcccttcctttttcctctctaTGGCCTTGGAGAGATACCGCAGTGTTTCTGTAG gatgtgtgctgtgtttggagGAATCTACTGTCTGAGACACTCTGTCGACTGTTTGGTGGTTGACAAGGACACAAACAG GTGTAAGGCAGTGATTGACAACCGAGGACAGCGAATTAGCTGCAGCCATTTTGTGGTGGAGGACAGTTACGTGGGGAAGAAGGCGGCTGCACCCAGAAG gttacTCAGCCGTGCAGTTCTGATAACGGACGGGTCCGTTCTCCCCAGTGACTCGGACCAGCAG GTTTCAATGGTAACGATTCCTCCAGTAGCAGCAAGATATCCTGTAGTGAAGATGGTCGAGCTGTGTCCGTCTACAATGACCTGCATCCCTGGAACAT ATCTGGTCCACCTCACCTGCCAGTCAGCTGGCTCTGCCTACGAGGACCTGGCACCCGTGGTTACCAGGTGTTTTCACACGCCAGACTCACCCGACCAAg AGAACCGTCCGTCTGTCCTCTGGTGTGTCTACTTCAACATGGTTGACGGTTCAGGGGTCGAGCTTGAAGGTCACGGACTCCCATctaatgtgtatgtgtgctctGGTCTGGACAGCACTCTGGGACACGAATACGCCATCAGACAG